One region of Pogoniulus pusillus isolate bPogPus1 chromosome 19, bPogPus1.pri, whole genome shotgun sequence genomic DNA includes:
- the IL2RG gene encoding cytokine receptor common subunit gamma, giving the protein MTCTWGSRETLTANYSLYYWYENSLPVVECKQYLQDQGVRVGCHFNDNEILQFQHFHVLVNASLSGRILQIPSKRMELQNLVKPEAPVNLTIHNMSGNQLELTWTSPYSKAHCLEHAVKYKSNKDTSWTEHRVKGEIFSFPSVDYEKYYTFYVRSKINSFCGNTQLWSEWSIPVVWGSNSTTKDMAEEQLHLFWIHTVLIPVASCLLLLILVVLLVRMERVWVILMPRIPNPSKKFDELFITHNGNFQEWVGVPKDIVESFKPNYSESICYVSELSPKDSCESIWESSNLSLPVLPGALAAPREHSPYNSSYMGM; this is encoded by the exons ATGACCTGCACATGGGGGAGCAGAGAGACACTCACAGCCAACTACTCACTCTACTACTG GTATGAGAACAGTTTGCCCGTGGTGGAGTGCAAGCAGTACCTGCAGGACCAGGGTGTTCGTGTTGGTTGCCACTTCAACGACAATGAGATCCTCCAGTTTCAGCATTTCCACGTCCTTGTCAATGCCAGCCTCAGTGGCAGGATCCTGCAGATTCCCAGCAAGCGCATGGAGCTGCAAAACTTGG TGAAACCAGAGGCACCTGTGAACCTGACCATCCACAACATGAGTGGCAACCAGCTAGAGCTCACCTGGACCTCTCCATACAGCAAAGCTCACTGCCTGGAGCATGCTGTCAAGTACAAGAGCAACAAGGACACTAGCTGGACG GAGCATCGGGTTAAAGGAGAGatcttctccttccccagcgTGGACTATGAGAAGTACTACACCTTCTATGTGCGCAGCAAGATCAACAGCTTCTGTGGCaacacccagctctggagcgAGTGGAGCATCCCTGTGGTCTGGggcagcaactctaccaccaaAG acatggcagaggagcagctgcactTGTTCTGGATCCACACGGTCCTGATCCCCgttgcctcctgcctgcttttgctgatccttgtggtcctgcTGGTGCGCATGGAAAG GGTGTGGGTCATCCTGATGCCCCGAATCCCCAACCCTAGCAAGAAATTTGATGAGCTCTTCATCACCCATAACGGCAACTTCCAG GAATGGGTTGGAGTCCCTAAAGATATCGTGGAGAGTTTCAAACCCAACTACAGTGAGAGCATCTGCTATGTGAGTGAGCTGTCCCCCAAAGACAGCTGTGAGTCCATCTGGGAGAGCAGCAACCTCTCGCTGCCGGTTCTGCCTGGGGCTCTGGCTGCCCCTCGTGAGCACAGCCCCTACAACAGCAGCTACATGGGAATGTGA